From Poecilia reticulata strain Guanapo unplaced genomic scaffold, Guppy_female_1.0+MT scaffold_881, whole genome shotgun sequence:
TAATGTGTTTAAGACcaactttccatttttttaagttaatttcaaactttaattttggaTACATACATTTAAGTCTTTTCAAGTGTCCCTGGACTTCCTGGCATTAAAAMTACAAAAACCTCACCTTCTCCGTGACGTACTGGCAGCGTTTCAGGTCGTGATCACCATCAGGTAAAATCTCTGGCTCAATGACGGGCACAATGCCATTCTACCCAAAACATCAAAGATTCTCAATCAATCTACACAGCTGTATCAGCCCATAAATGACGTGCACRCTACTGATCCCTCTAACCTGCTGGCAGATACTCGAGCAGCGCGCGAGaacatttgcattttctgtGATTGCCAGTTTTGATGGATTGGAGTCGCTGATTTTCAGCACACAACGCCACTTTGCAAACACAGCTCCATCCTTTTTATACTGCGCACAGCGCTCCGCCAAACCGTCCAGACCTGCAGAGAAAGGTTTAAAGCTGAGCTgcaaatactaaaaaaataaaaaataaagaaatagagTCGATCCATAAAGATGAGCCGGTCTGACCTTGCGTGGTGGTTTCCCCACATGTTCCCGCCAGAGGAACGACACCTTTGTCAACCTATYGAGAGAAGAAACTTTGGATTAGTTCTGACCTGCATTGAGCTGCGCGTTCAACTGGAGAGCGGACACACCTTGACCCCAACCAGGATCCCCCTGTCCCTGATCATTTTCACAAAGGGAACRCCATTATCAGAATGCTGGTAGAGGGTCTCATGGAAGAAGATGACTCCTCCAATGCAGCTGTTGATGCGATCATCCGCACTGAAGAGGATCTGACGGAACTGCCTGCGGTTTTCCTCTGTGTTCTCCACCCCTACCTGGGCCAGCCGCTTGGCCATGCTGCCTGCAGAGAAAACGACTAGATTTATCCATCAKGATCATCTCTTTGRAGTTTGGACAAGGTGGTTTTAACCAGGAATCAGAGGTAAGAGGGAAGCAAGAGTTCTACAGACCCACAGACTCATCTGCAGCCAGGATGCCCTTCCCTGGAGAAACTATGCGTAGAGCCATCTCATGGAGCTCCCTCTTCTGGGCCTCGGAGAGAGTTGGGAACTGGTGCGTCATCCTGGGACTGGTGGAAGAGTTGATCCGCTTGCTGGCRGCAGGAGAAGGGTGGTCGCCATGGCATTGAGCAACAGTCAGTTGTATATTtacaagaaggaaaaaaaatctattcttaGCTG
This genomic window contains:
- the LOC103461260 gene encoding fructose-bisphosphate aldolase C-like, translated to MTHQFPTLSEAQKRELHEMALRIVSPGKGILAADESVGSMAKRLAQVGVENTEENRRQFRQILFSADDRINSCIGGVIFFHETLYQHSDNGVPFVKMIRDRGILVGVKVDKGVVPLAGTCGETTTQGLDGLAERCAQYKKDGAVFAKWRCVLKISDSNPSKLAITENANVLARCSSICQQNGIVPVIEPEILPDGDHDLKRCQYVTEKVLXAVYKAMSDHHVYLEGTLLKPNMVTPGHSCPTKYSPEEVAMASVTAMRRTVPPAVPGICFLSGGQSEEEASVHLNAINNCPLAKPWVLTFSFGRALQASALRAWRGHKENEKTATEQFIKRAEVNSLACQGKYSGGDNYGETGHRVFGSCHAY